A section of the Rhizophagus irregularis chromosome 16, complete sequence genome encodes:
- a CDS encoding Putative tRNA (cytidine(32)/guanosine(34)-2'-O)-methyltransferase, whose amino-acid sequence MGKSSKDKRDIYYRLAKEQGWRARSAFKLLQIDEEFNIFKGIQRAVDLCAAPGSWSQVLTKKLNENRPKDAPPPKIVAVDLQAMAPLEGVIQIQGDITKLSTAEQIISYFEGELADLIVCDGAPDVTGLHDMDEYIQAQLLLSALNITTNILHPGGTFIAKIFRGKDITLLYSQLKIFFPIVTCSKPRSSRNSSIEAFVVCQNYTPPKDYVPTMINPLLDLSYGFMFYLYYNLI is encoded by the exons ATGGGAAAATCATCAAAAGATAAacgtgatatttattatagattagCTAAGGAACAAGGTTGGAGAGCTAGAAGCGCATTCAAATTACTTCAAATTGATGAagaatttaacatttttaaag gaaTTCAACGGGCAGTTGATTTATGTGCTGCTCCTGGTAGTTGGTCCCaagtattaacaaaaaaattaaa TGAAAATCGTCCTAAAGATGCACCACCTCCAAAAATTGTTGCTGTAGACTTGCAAGCGATG GCACCTCTTGAAGGAGTTATTCAAATTCAAGGTGATATTACAAAACTATCAACAGCAGaacaaattatttcatattttgaaGGTGAATTGGCAGATCTTATAGTATGTGATGGTGCACCAGACG taactGGACTACATGATATGGATGAATATATTCAAgcacaattattattatcagcaTTAAATATTACgacaaatattttacatcCGGGAGGAACTTTTATAGCAAAAATATTTCGTGGTAAagatattactttattatattctcaacttaaaattttttttccaattgtTACTTGTAGTAAACCTAGAAGTTCAAGAAATTCAAGTATAG AAGCATTTGTCGTGTGTCAAAATTATACGCCTCCAAAGGATTATGTTCCAACAATGATTAATCCTTTACTCGATTTATCTTATggttttatgttttatttatattacaatttgatataa